Proteins encoded together in one Streptomyces sp. TLI_171 window:
- the pepN gene encoding aminopeptidase N, giving the protein MPGKNLSREEARDRAAIIRVEGYRVHLDVSAAADPGRPTFRSTTRISFDCSTPGASSFADLLAPEVVSVELNGRRLDPAEVFDGARVALPALAARNELTVVAECAYSRTGEGLHRFVDPADGETYLYTHYEPADARRVFANFEQPDLKAPFAFTVTAPAAWDVYANAVPETVTADGSTRTWEFAPTRPISTYLTAVVAGPYHVVRDHYSRELPDGTVLEIPLAATCRRSLAPYFDADEILTVTKQGLDFFHQEFDYPYPFGKYDQCFVPEYNIGAMENPGCVTFREEYVFRSKVTEAAYEGRANVILHEMAHMWFGDLVTMKWWDDLWLKESFADFMGAFAQVEVTKFRSGWITFANQRKAWAYRQDQFPTTHPITADIRDLEDAKLNFDGITYAKGASVLKQLVAYVGRDAFFEGARRYFKQHAYRNTVLTDLLDALEETSGRDLRTWSKAWLQTSGVNTLTPELVHDAEGRITELAIRQDGEPLRPHRIAVGLYDLAADGALLRTDRYELDVTGARTVVAEAAGRPLPALVLLNDDDLTYCKVRFDERSLETLRTGLGDLADGGPSTAGDGAPSLARALAWSAVWNLTRDGLMPTRDYLDLVQRFAGRESDIGVLQSLHQQSGTALAVYADPARRAEYGTALAECALRELSLAAPGSDHQLAWARFLADTAKRADHLQLLRGLLDGTGRIDGLTVDQELRWTFWLALASNGAATTEELAAELARDNTASGRRQQTQCLAALPTPGAKAAAWTSVVDSDELPNALVEAQIAGFNRAGHRELTAAYAAPYFEMLESIWAERSIEIAMRIVGGFYPRYRTTPETLAATDAWLAGHAGAAPALRRLVLECRDDLARALRAQECDAE; this is encoded by the coding sequence GTGCCGGGCAAGAACCTGAGCCGTGAGGAGGCCCGCGACCGGGCCGCGATCATCCGGGTGGAGGGCTACCGCGTCCACCTGGACGTGAGTGCGGCGGCCGACCCGGGCCGGCCCACCTTCCGTTCCACCACTCGGATCTCCTTCGACTGCAGCACCCCGGGGGCCTCGTCGTTCGCCGACCTGCTGGCCCCCGAGGTGGTCTCGGTGGAGCTGAACGGGCGCCGGCTCGACCCGGCCGAGGTGTTCGACGGCGCCCGGGTGGCGCTGCCCGCGCTGGCCGCGCGCAACGAGCTGACGGTGGTCGCCGAGTGCGCGTACAGCCGCACCGGCGAGGGCCTGCACCGCTTCGTCGACCCGGCGGACGGCGAGACCTACCTGTACACCCACTACGAGCCGGCCGACGCCCGCCGGGTCTTCGCCAACTTCGAACAGCCCGACCTGAAGGCCCCGTTCGCCTTCACGGTGACCGCCCCCGCGGCCTGGGACGTGTACGCCAACGCGGTGCCCGAGACGGTCACCGCGGACGGCTCCACCCGCACCTGGGAGTTCGCGCCGACCCGCCCGATCTCCACCTACCTGACCGCCGTGGTGGCCGGCCCGTACCACGTGGTGCGCGACCACTACTCGCGCGAACTGCCCGACGGCACCGTGCTGGAGATCCCGCTCGCCGCCACCTGCCGCCGCTCGCTGGCCCCGTACTTCGACGCCGACGAGATCCTCACCGTCACCAAGCAGGGCCTGGACTTCTTCCACCAGGAGTTCGACTACCCGTACCCGTTCGGCAAGTACGACCAGTGCTTCGTCCCGGAGTACAACATCGGCGCGATGGAGAACCCCGGCTGCGTCACCTTCCGCGAGGAGTACGTGTTCCGCTCGAAGGTCACCGAGGCCGCGTACGAGGGTCGCGCCAACGTGATCCTGCACGAGATGGCGCACATGTGGTTCGGCGACCTGGTCACCATGAAGTGGTGGGACGACCTGTGGCTGAAGGAGTCCTTCGCGGACTTCATGGGCGCCTTCGCACAGGTCGAGGTCACCAAGTTCCGCTCCGGCTGGATCACCTTCGCCAACCAGCGCAAGGCCTGGGCGTACCGGCAGGACCAGTTCCCCACCACCCACCCGATCACGGCCGACATCCGCGATCTGGAGGACGCCAAGCTCAACTTCGACGGCATCACCTACGCCAAGGGCGCCTCCGTCCTCAAGCAGCTGGTCGCCTACGTCGGCCGGGACGCCTTCTTCGAGGGCGCCCGCCGGTACTTCAAGCAGCACGCTTATCGCAACACCGTGCTCACCGACCTGCTGGACGCCCTGGAGGAGACCAGCGGCCGCGACCTGCGCACCTGGTCGAAGGCCTGGCTGCAGACCTCCGGCGTAAACACCCTCACCCCGGAGCTGGTGCACGACGCGGAGGGCCGGATCACCGAGCTGGCGATCCGTCAGGACGGCGAGCCGCTGCGCCCGCACCGGATCGCGGTCGGCCTGTACGACCTCGCCGCGGACGGCGCCCTGCTCCGCACCGACCGCTACGAGCTGGACGTCACCGGCGCCCGCACGGTGGTCGCGGAGGCGGCCGGCCGGCCGCTGCCCGCGCTGGTGCTGCTCAACGACGACGACCTGACGTACTGCAAGGTCCGCTTCGACGAGCGCTCGCTGGAGACCCTGCGAACGGGCCTCGGCGACCTCGCCGACGGCGGACCGTCGACCGCGGGCGACGGCGCGCCCAGCCTGGCCCGGGCGCTGGCCTGGTCCGCGGTGTGGAACCTGACCAGGGACGGGCTGATGCCCACCCGCGACTACCTCGACCTGGTGCAGCGCTTCGCCGGCCGGGAGTCCGACATCGGCGTGCTGCAGTCCCTGCACCAGCAGTCCGGCACCGCGCTGGCGGTGTACGCCGACCCGGCCCGCCGCGCCGAGTACGGCACCGCGCTGGCCGAGTGCGCGCTGCGCGAGCTCTCGCTGGCCGCACCCGGCAGCGACCACCAGTTGGCCTGGGCCCGCTTCCTGGCCGACACCGCCAAGCGCGCCGATCACCTGCAGCTGCTGCGCGGCCTGCTCGACGGCACCGGCCGGATCGACGGCCTGACGGTCGACCAGGAACTGCGCTGGACGTTCTGGCTGGCGCTCGCCTCCAACGGCGCCGCCACCACCGAGGAGCTGGCCGCCGAACTCGCCCGCGACAACACCGCCAGCGGCCGTCGCCAGCAGACCCAGTGCCTGGCCGCGCTGCCCACCCCGGGGGCCAAGGCCGCCGCGTGGACCTCGGTGGTCGACTCCGACGAGCTGCCCAACGCCCTGGTCGAGGCCCAGATCGCGGGCTTCAACCGGGCCGGGCACCGGGAGCTGACGGCCGCCTACGCCGCGCCGTACTTCGAGATGCTGGAGTCGATCTGGGCCGAGCGCTCGATCGAGATCGCGATGCGGATCGTCGGCGGCTTCTACCCGCGCTACCGGACCACGCCGGAGACCCTGGCGGCCACCGACGCCTGGCTGGCCGGGCACGCCGGCGCCGCCCCGGCGCTGCGCCGGCTGGTCCTGGAGTGCCGGGACGACCTGGCCCGGGCGCTGCGCGCGCAGGAGTGCGACGCCGAGTAG
- a CDS encoding glycoside hydrolase family 18 protein gives MTRRTAAFLAAATIGALLVSPATAQAHEKNHRLEGQRVGYFTQWGIYSGFSAKKVQDSGQAGKLTVINYAFGNVSADGTCFEANAAGVGDAWADYQRPVGAEESVDGVADTPEQALKGNFNQLRKLKAANPQLRAVVSLGGWSWSKYFSDAALTDASRKKFVSSCIDLYLKGNLPQLGSAEGGAGAGAGVFDGIDIDWEYPGGGGDGGNVVRPEDGRNYTLLMQEFRRQLDALSGKKGPHYLLTAAVPAGEAKIDQLEVKKVAKSVDWLNLMTYDLHGPWEAQGPTNHDANLYTDKADASGLQLSVDRVVRTYLDRGLPAKKAVVGVPFYGYGWTGVPAGPKADGLYQSATGLSRGGNLPYNQIKDLPGTVFTDRAHGATWKYDGTEFWTYDTPELLARKARYVSQNDLGGVMAWSLDNDDSQGSLVAALDKGLRED, from the coding sequence ATGACCAGACGCACCGCAGCATTCCTCGCCGCCGCGACCATCGGGGCCCTGCTCGTCTCCCCGGCCACCGCCCAGGCCCACGAGAAGAACCACCGGCTCGAAGGCCAGCGGGTCGGCTACTTCACCCAGTGGGGCATCTACAGCGGCTTCTCGGCCAAGAAGGTCCAGGACAGCGGCCAGGCCGGCAAGCTGACCGTCATCAACTACGCCTTCGGCAACGTCTCCGCCGACGGCACCTGCTTCGAGGCCAACGCCGCCGGCGTCGGCGACGCCTGGGCCGACTACCAGCGCCCGGTGGGCGCCGAGGAGTCGGTGGACGGCGTGGCCGACACCCCGGAGCAGGCGCTCAAGGGCAACTTCAACCAGCTGCGCAAGCTGAAGGCAGCCAACCCGCAGCTGCGCGCGGTGGTCTCGCTCGGCGGCTGGAGCTGGTCCAAGTACTTCTCCGACGCCGCGCTGACCGACGCGTCCCGGAAGAAGTTCGTCTCCTCCTGCATCGACCTGTACCTCAAGGGCAACCTGCCGCAGCTGGGCTCCGCCGAGGGCGGCGCGGGCGCGGGCGCCGGGGTGTTCGACGGCATCGACATCGACTGGGAGTACCCGGGCGGCGGCGGTGACGGGGGCAACGTAGTGCGCCCCGAGGACGGCAGGAACTACACCCTGCTGATGCAGGAGTTCCGCCGTCAGCTGGACGCGCTGTCCGGCAAGAAGGGCCCGCACTACCTGCTGACCGCGGCGGTCCCGGCCGGCGAGGCCAAGATCGACCAGCTGGAGGTCAAGAAGGTCGCCAAGTCGGTGGACTGGCTGAACCTGATGACCTACGACCTGCACGGCCCCTGGGAGGCCCAGGGCCCGACCAACCACGACGCCAACCTGTACACCGACAAGGCCGACGCCTCCGGGCTCCAGCTCAGCGTGGACCGCGTGGTGCGGACCTACCTCGACCGCGGCCTGCCGGCCAAGAAGGCCGTGGTGGGCGTCCCGTTCTACGGCTACGGCTGGACGGGCGTGCCGGCCGGTCCGAAGGCCGACGGCCTGTACCAGTCGGCGACCGGGCTGTCCCGCGGCGGCAACCTGCCGTACAACCAGATCAAGGACCTGCCGGGCACGGTCTTCACCGACCGGGCGCACGGTGCGACCTGGAAGTACGACGGCACCGAGTTCTGGACGTACGACACCCCGGAGCTGCTGGCCCGCAAGGCCCGGTACGTGTCGCAGAACGACCTCGGCGGCGTGATGGCCTGGTCGCTGGACAACGACGACAGCCAGGGCAGCCTGGTCGCCGCCCTGGACAAGGGACTCCGGGAGGACTGA
- a CDS encoding carbohydrate ABC transporter permease yields MSTNTDATTGVPAQRTGGDNKPRKPAKDQRFADGGGVLNVFSHGFLALWALLIIGPLIWIVLGSFKNNSEIGGSAWSWPSHWSFDAFGRAWDKGIGSFFVNTVIVLAGSLTLTMLLGAMAAYVLARYEFRGNKVIYYFFVAGAMFPVYLALVPLFFMVKNLGDVIPWLGLNQYVGLILVYTAYSLPFTVFFLYSFFRSLPSAVHEAAMIDGCSHSRAFFQVMVPMAKSGLISVFIFNVLGQWNQYLLPLTLMQQQTGNDPDHSMLAQGLMNLAQQSGYASDFPGLFAGMTIAMLPVLVVYLSFQRQVQAGLTSATLK; encoded by the coding sequence ATGAGCACCAACACCGACGCGACCACCGGCGTCCCGGCCCAGCGCACCGGCGGGGACAACAAGCCGCGCAAGCCCGCCAAGGACCAGCGCTTCGCGGACGGCGGGGGAGTCCTCAACGTCTTCTCGCACGGCTTCCTGGCCCTCTGGGCGCTGCTGATCATCGGTCCGCTGATCTGGATCGTCCTCGGCTCGTTCAAGAACAACTCCGAGATCGGCGGCAGCGCCTGGAGCTGGCCCTCGCACTGGAGCTTCGACGCCTTCGGCCGGGCCTGGGACAAGGGCATCGGCTCGTTCTTCGTCAACACCGTGATCGTGCTGGCGGGTTCGCTCACCCTCACCATGCTGCTCGGCGCGATGGCCGCCTACGTGCTGGCCCGCTACGAGTTCCGCGGCAACAAGGTCATCTACTACTTCTTCGTCGCCGGCGCGATGTTCCCGGTGTACCTCGCGCTGGTCCCGCTGTTCTTCATGGTGAAGAACCTCGGCGACGTGATCCCCTGGCTGGGCCTGAACCAGTACGTGGGCCTGATCCTGGTGTACACGGCGTACTCGCTGCCGTTCACCGTGTTCTTCCTGTACTCGTTCTTCCGCTCGCTGCCGAGCGCCGTGCACGAGGCCGCGATGATCGACGGCTGCTCGCACTCCCGGGCGTTCTTCCAGGTCATGGTGCCGATGGCGAAGTCCGGCCTGATCAGCGTGTTCATCTTCAACGTGCTCGGCCAGTGGAACCAGTACCTGCTGCCGCTTACCCTGATGCAGCAGCAGACCGGCAACGACCCGGACCACTCGATGCTGGCCCAGGGCCTGATGAACCTGGCCCAGCAGTCCGGCTACGCCAGCGACTTCCCCGGCCTGTTCGCCGGCATGACGATCGCGATGCTCCCGGTGCTGGTGGTCTACCTGTCCTTCCAGCGGCAGGTCCAGGCGGGCCTCACCTCCGCCACCCTGAAGTAG
- a CDS encoding carbohydrate ABC transporter permease, translated as MRHRKYPFIFGFLVVPVVLYIALVIWPYLQTFGYSLTDWSGASPEMNFVGLDNYVKLFGDSVFLDALQHNLLLLIVLPLVTILLALFFAFMLNVGGKGGTGGVQGVRGSAFYKVVFFFPQVLSVAILSVLFQGVYRTDQGGLLNGVLVELGIEDPNQPWQWLSDPNLGLWCVMGVLIWSGVGFYLVLFSAAMQSIPKDIYEAALLDGAKRGTTFFRITLPLLWETIQTAWVYLAIAAMDAFALVSTMTPGAYYGGGPDHHSEIMATLLMRNFVTFGKAGYACAMGVVIFFITLVLSVVSLRVTRREKIEF; from the coding sequence ATGCGTCACCGTAAGTACCCCTTCATCTTCGGGTTCCTCGTCGTACCCGTCGTGCTGTACATCGCCCTGGTCATCTGGCCCTACCTGCAGACCTTCGGCTACTCGCTGACCGACTGGTCAGGCGCCTCGCCCGAGATGAACTTCGTCGGGCTGGACAACTACGTGAAGCTGTTCGGCGACAGCGTCTTCCTCGACGCGCTGCAGCACAACCTGCTGCTGCTGATCGTGCTGCCGCTGGTCACCATCCTGCTGGCGCTGTTCTTCGCCTTCATGCTCAACGTGGGCGGCAAGGGCGGCACCGGCGGCGTGCAGGGCGTGCGGGGATCCGCCTTCTACAAGGTGGTCTTCTTCTTCCCGCAGGTGCTGTCGGTCGCGATCCTGTCCGTGCTGTTCCAGGGCGTCTACCGGACCGACCAGGGCGGCCTGCTCAACGGCGTGCTGGTCGAGCTCGGCATCGAGGACCCGAACCAGCCCTGGCAGTGGCTGTCCGACCCCAACCTCGGCCTGTGGTGCGTCATGGGCGTGCTGATCTGGTCCGGCGTCGGCTTCTACCTGGTGCTGTTCTCGGCCGCCATGCAGAGCATCCCGAAGGACATCTACGAGGCCGCCCTGCTGGACGGCGCCAAGCGCGGCACCACCTTCTTCAGGATCACCCTGCCGCTGCTCTGGGAGACCATCCAGACCGCCTGGGTCTACCTGGCGATCGCCGCCATGGACGCCTTCGCGCTGGTCTCCACCATGACCCCCGGCGCGTACTACGGCGGTGGCCCGGACCACCACAGCGAGATCATGGCGACCTTGCTGATGCGCAACTTCGTCACCTTCGGCAAGGCCGGCTACGCCTGTGCCATGGGTGTGGTGATCTTCTTCATCACCCTGGTCCTGTCCGTCGTCTCGCTCCGGGTCACCCGGCGCGAGAAGATCGAGTTCTGA
- the ngcE gene encoding N-acetylglucosamine/diacetylchitobiose ABC transporter substrate-binding protein, with protein MGSATEYNRRDLFKRAAAITVLAAGGTSLLAACAGGTGSSDSKSSAPAAGGDSKNPFGVKAGDPLDVVIFKGGYGDDYAKSFEDMYKKTYTGAAISHLGTQEISGKLQPRFNAGNPPDVIDDSGAQQMKIDVLVGANQLTDLTVLLDAPYLDDPTKKIRDVLLPGTIEQGTVSGKMYSLNYVYTVFGLWYSAKLFKDKGWTVPKTWDEFITLCGTIKAAGIAPFAHQGKYPYYANVAIFDLIAKQGGLDLVKKIDACDPTAFDDPAVLTSVTAFYKIMEGDFLLPGTNGMTHTESQTAWCQGKAAFIPSGSWLENEMLAATPADFDMAFLPMPSLPGDKLPAAAVRAGAGEPFIVPAKAKNKNGGLEFLRMMLTKEGSGKFAAAANSLTVLKDGIGADVVLKPGTKSSATAVSAAGTNTFNYTYPDLQSAFNEEVQNATNELMNKRIDPKAWVARVKAATSKKV; from the coding sequence ATGGGCTCTGCAACTGAGTACAACCGCCGCGACCTGTTCAAGCGCGCGGCCGCGATCACCGTCCTGGCGGCCGGCGGCACCTCGCTGCTCGCGGCCTGCGCCGGCGGTACCGGCAGCAGCGACTCCAAGTCGAGCGCCCCGGCGGCCGGCGGCGACAGCAAGAACCCGTTCGGGGTCAAGGCGGGCGACCCGCTGGACGTCGTGATCTTCAAGGGCGGCTACGGCGACGACTACGCCAAGTCCTTCGAGGACATGTACAAGAAGACCTACACCGGCGCGGCCATCTCCCACCTGGGCACCCAGGAGATCAGCGGCAAGCTCCAGCCGCGCTTCAACGCGGGCAACCCGCCGGACGTCATCGACGACTCGGGCGCCCAGCAGATGAAGATCGACGTCCTGGTGGGCGCCAACCAGCTCACCGACCTGACGGTGCTGCTGGACGCCCCGTACCTGGACGACCCGACCAAGAAGATCCGCGACGTCCTGCTGCCCGGCACCATCGAGCAGGGCACGGTCAGCGGCAAGATGTACTCGCTGAACTACGTCTACACGGTCTTCGGCCTGTGGTACTCGGCGAAGCTCTTCAAGGACAAGGGCTGGACCGTCCCGAAGACCTGGGACGAGTTCATCACCCTGTGCGGCACCATCAAGGCCGCCGGCATCGCCCCGTTCGCGCACCAGGGCAAGTACCCCTACTACGCGAACGTCGCGATCTTCGACCTGATCGCCAAGCAGGGCGGCCTGGACCTGGTCAAGAAGATCGACGCCTGTGACCCGACGGCGTTCGACGACCCGGCCGTGCTGACCTCGGTCACCGCGTTCTACAAGATCATGGAGGGTGACTTCCTCCTCCCCGGCACCAACGGCATGACCCACACCGAGTCGCAGACCGCCTGGTGCCAGGGCAAGGCCGCCTTCATCCCGTCCGGCTCCTGGCTGGAGAACGAGATGCTCGCGGCGACCCCGGCCGACTTCGACATGGCCTTCCTGCCGATGCCGTCGCTCCCGGGCGACAAGCTGCCCGCCGCAGCGGTCCGCGCCGGCGCCGGCGAGCCGTTCATCGTTCCGGCCAAGGCCAAGAACAAGAACGGCGGCCTCGAGTTCCTCCGCATGATGCTGACCAAGGAGGGCTCCGGCAAGTTCGCCGCGGCCGCCAACTCGCTCACCGTCCTCAAGGACGGCATCGGCGCGGACGTGGTGCTCAAGCCCGGCACCAAGTCCTCCGCCACCGCCGTGTCCGCGGCGGGCACCAACACCTTCAACTACACCTACCCGGACCTGCAGTCGGCGTTCAACGAAGAGGTGCAGAACGCCACCAACGAGCTGATGAACAAGCGCATCGACCCGAAGGCCTGGGTCGCCCGCGTGAAGGCCGCCACCTCGAAGAAGGTCTGA